In Clostridium sp. DL-VIII, the following proteins share a genomic window:
- the rho gene encoding transcription termination factor Rho translates to MTKQEYESMTLTSLKDIAKKAGVKNISKYKKNELIEEILKISSNFIEKDGVILRENISPKISKDVKEDTINKEIKENKEVARISNNNTRVNNYSETKVENNNSENAEKKENLREMINESNVIKGILEILENNSFGFLRCKNYLTSSDDVYVSPSQIRRFNLRTGDEVEGKVREAKEGEKFKALLFVQKVNDEHPERAIGRKSFETLTPIYPKERLRLETSDKNDLASRLMDIICPIGKGQRGIIVAPPKAGKTTLLKKIAQNISKNYPDVKLIVLLIDERPEEVTDMKRSINGDVVYSTFDEEPQNHAKVSQMVLERAKRMVEQGKDVVILLDSITRLSRAYNLTITPTGRTLSGGLDPGALIMPKKFFGAARKIEEGGSLTILATALIETGSRMDDMIFEEFKGTGNMEVHLDRRLQERRIFPAIDIYKSGTRKEDLILSKEELDVAFSVRKIMYKDGNSDDITENLINMLSKTNNNKEFINVFQKRNQ, encoded by the coding sequence TTGACAAAACAAGAATATGAAAGTATGACTTTAACGAGTTTGAAAGATATTGCTAAAAAAGCAGGTGTTAAAAACATATCAAAATATAAGAAAAATGAATTAATAGAAGAGATATTAAAAATTTCTAGTAATTTTATAGAAAAAGATGGTGTGATATTAAGAGAAAATATATCACCTAAGATTTCAAAAGATGTTAAAGAAGACACAATAAATAAAGAAATTAAAGAAAATAAAGAAGTTGCAAGAATAAGCAACAATAATACAAGAGTAAATAATTACTCAGAAACAAAAGTTGAAAATAATAATAGCGAAAACGCTGAAAAAAAAGAAAATTTAAGAGAAATGATAAACGAATCCAATGTCATTAAAGGTATTTTGGAGATTTTGGAGAATAATAGTTTTGGATTTTTAAGATGTAAAAATTATTTAACTAGCAGCGATGATGTTTATGTATCACCATCTCAAATTAGGAGATTCAATTTGAGAACAGGAGATGAGGTTGAAGGAAAAGTAAGAGAGGCTAAAGAAGGAGAAAAGTTTAAAGCACTTTTATTTGTCCAAAAAGTTAATGATGAACATCCTGAAAGAGCAATAGGTAGAAAATCATTTGAAACGTTGACACCTATATATCCAAAAGAAAGATTAAGGTTAGAAACTTCAGATAAAAATGATTTGGCATCTAGATTGATGGATATAATTTGCCCTATAGGTAAAGGGCAAAGGGGGATTATAGTAGCACCTCCTAAAGCAGGTAAAACTACGTTGCTTAAAAAAATTGCTCAAAACATATCTAAGAATTATCCAGATGTTAAATTAATAGTTTTGTTAATAGATGAAAGACCAGAAGAAGTTACAGACATGAAGAGATCAATAAATGGTGATGTAGTTTATTCGACTTTTGATGAAGAGCCACAAAACCATGCTAAAGTATCACAAATGGTCTTGGAAAGAGCCAAAAGAATGGTAGAGCAGGGCAAAGATGTTGTTATTCTTCTGGATAGTATAACTAGACTTTCAAGAGCTTATAATTTAACAATAACTCCTACAGGCAGAACTTTATCGGGAGGACTTGATCCTGGGGCGCTTATAATGCCTAAGAAGTTTTTTGGAGCAGCTAGAAAAATTGAAGAAGGCGGAAGCTTGACAATACTTGCGACTGCACTTATTGAAACTGGATCAAGAATGGATGACATGATATTTGAAGAATTTAAAGGAACAGGAAATATGGAAGTTCATTTAGATAGAAGGCTTCAAGAAAGAAGAATCTTCCCAGCTATAGATATATATAAATCAGGAACTAGAAAGGAAGACTTAATTCTATCAAAAGAGGAACTTGATGTAGCCTTTTCTGTAAGGAAAATAATGTATAAAGATGGAAATTCTGATGACATTACAGAAAATTTAATTAATATGTTATCTAAAACGAACAATAATAAAGAATTTATAAATGTTTTTCAAAAGAGAAATCAATAA
- a CDS encoding glycosyltransferase — protein MKKVLILTTSTGQGHNQAATSVAESFKSAGYEITKLDFLAKNSRLLNDIIVFGYEMSASKFPKTYGAIYNLTDSKYINKLLKYPFYFARKKVAKLINEINPDVIVASHSFSISVISDLKKHGLKAPFILIVTDFKAHYLYVDPYVDVYITGSNYTKQSLVRRNINPNKIYPIGIPIRNNFYTDVTSVDTLKDNEYFNLLLMGGSLGLDTIFTVLKELLKNPNKLRITVVCGKNENLKNKLLKYCNDREFKNKKLHIIGFTKDISYLMDYCDVIVSKPGGLTVTESIVKNIPLVIPFAIPGQETENIDFLTSEGYSIYVKDISKLNDSINHLIDNPDELSQMKSKLNKLSSTYSLTEIVQIADNLISNS, from the coding sequence ATGAAAAAAGTTTTAATCTTAACAACTTCTACAGGACAAGGTCATAATCAAGCCGCTACTTCAGTGGCAGAATCTTTTAAAAGTGCTGGTTATGAAATTACAAAGCTGGATTTCCTTGCTAAGAATAGTAGGTTACTTAATGATATAATTGTATTTGGCTATGAAATGTCTGCTTCTAAATTTCCAAAAACCTATGGAGCTATATACAATCTAACTGATTCTAAATATATCAACAAGCTTTTAAAATATCCTTTTTATTTCGCAAGAAAAAAGGTTGCAAAACTAATTAATGAAATAAACCCTGATGTAATTGTTGCCAGTCATTCTTTTAGCATTAGTGTAATTTCGGATTTAAAAAAACATGGATTAAAAGCTCCATTCATTTTAATAGTTACAGATTTTAAAGCTCATTATTTATATGTAGACCCTTATGTTGATGTGTATATTACCGGAAGTAATTATACTAAGCAATCATTAGTTAGAAGAAATATAAATCCTAATAAAATTTATCCAATAGGAATTCCTATACGTAATAATTTCTATACAGATGTTACATCTGTTGACACTCTAAAAGATAATGAATATTTCAATTTATTACTTATGGGCGGAAGTTTAGGCTTGGATACTATTTTTACAGTTCTTAAGGAATTATTAAAAAATCCAAACAAACTAAGGATTACAGTTGTTTGTGGTAAAAACGAAAACTTAAAAAACAAATTACTAAAATACTGTAATGATAGAGAATTTAAGAATAAAAAGCTTCACATAATAGGTTTTACAAAAGATATATCTTATTTAATGGATTATTGTGATGTAATAGTTTCGAAACCTGGTGGTTTAACAGTTACTGAATCAATAGTAAAAAACATTCCTCTAGTAATTCCTTTTGCTATTCCAGGACAAGAGACTGAGAATATAGACTTTCTTACTAGTGAAGGATATTCAATTTACGTAAAAGATATAAGTAAACTAAATGATTCCATAAATCATTTAATAGATAATCCTGATGAATTATCTCAAATGAAATCAAAATTGAATAAATTATCATCAACTTATTCACTAACTGAAATAGTTCAGATAGCTGATAATTTAATTTCAAATAGTTAA
- the rpmE gene encoding 50S ribosomal protein L31 yields the protein MREGIHPEYHHDAVVKCACGNTFTTGSVKSELKVEICSKCHPFFTGKQKIVDVGGRVDKFNKRFNLGNK from the coding sequence ATGAGAGAAGGCATACATCCAGAATACCACCACGATGCAGTGGTTAAGTGTGCATGTGGAAACACTTTCACTACTGGTTCTGTTAAATCAGAATTAAAAGTTGAAATATGCTCTAAATGCCACCCATTCTTCACTGGTAAACAAAAAATTGTTGACGTTGGTGGAAGAGTTGATAAATTCAACAAAAGATTCAACCTTGGCAACAAGTAA